The genomic region cagtgaaagtgttagtcactcagtcgtgtctgactctttgtgaccccatggaccgtagcccgccaggttcctctgtccatggaattctccaggcaagaatgctggagtgggtagccattcccttctccaggagatcttcccaacccagagactgaacctgggtctactgcattgcagacagatactttaccatctgagccaccagggaagcccaccttgaCCAGTAGTGTATGGCAGGAGTGATACTATGTAGCTTCCAAGACTAGGTCAAAGATAAGGCCATGCAATTCGGCCTTGATACGCTGGGATGCTCACTCTTGGAAGCCAGCCAAATTAGCCACTGTAAAGGCCCACATGGAGAGAACTGAGACCCTGTGAACCCACAGCCCTGCCTGAGATCTTAACTGACAGCCAATACCAACTTCCCTGCCTGGTGAGTGAGAAAAATAGAATGGTTAATGTTTTAGGTTACTGTGTTTTAGGGTAgtttgttacatagcaatagaTAATTGAAATACACCCCAAATATAGTCacataaaacaatattttgttCATAGATCCACAATTTGGACAGCGCTTGACTTGGACAACCCTTCTCTGCTTCAGGATATCTGAGGCCTTCACTAAGAAGATTCAGTGGCTAGGGCTAGAATCATCTAGAGGTTTGTTCACTCATGTATCTAGTACCTGAGCTGAGATGACTCACAGGCTGAGTTCATTTGGGACGATCACAGGAAGTGCTTACAGTTGGCTTCTCTGTGTATTtggggcttcctcacagcatcaCAGCCTCAAGTTTGTCAAGCTTCATTGGGTGGTTTAGCCCTCCAAGAGCAAGTGTTTCCAGCAAACAAGCTAGAATCGTCATGGCCTTTATGACCAACCTTCTGAAGTCACAAAGCATCAGTTCAGCCCTACTGTACTAACTGAAGCAGTCAGAAACCCATCCATATTGAGGGTAGAGGGCGTAGATCTCCCGCCTCTTGGTGCCAGAAGTAGCAAAGAATTAATGTTATGAACAATttttctgggactttcctggtgatccagtccTTAAGAGTACACTTTCCAgtgcagggaatgcaggtttgatcccaggtcagggaaataggatcccatatgccatggggccTCTAAGCCCACATAGAGAGATGCCCACTTGGTACAAggaagagcctgcatgctgcaaccaagacccaatgtagccaaataaatattttttaagaaccaACTTTTCTGTGATatgttaaatataattttctttaactGACTTGAAGTTTATGGGTGTTATGTCCCCTCAAAACTCAAATGTTGAAATCTGAAACCTCAATGCAATGGTATTTGAAGGTAGGCCTTTTAAGAGGTTGTTAGGTTCAAATGAGGcccccatgatgggattagtgtccttatgaaatgaggaagagaaaccagaggtgGTTTCTCCTCTCCCTGCCAGGTGAGGAGACAGGGAGAAGGCAGCTGTCTCTAAGCCAGAAAAAGCCCCCACCAGGAACTGAATCTGCCAGaaccttgatcttgggcttctcagactccacaactgtgagaaatgtgtgttgtttaagccactctaTCTATGGTATTTTGTCAGAGAAGCCTGAGCTAAGTAAGACATAGTCCTTCCGGACTATGTGGCTGATGTCAGTTTTAGAAAATTCTCAACCATTATCTCTTCAAGTATATCTACATAATGCTTTGTAGCTTTGTTGTCAGGGAAAGTGATGATGCCTCTAGGAACGTCACAATATGAGTTTCCAAAGTTTGTTCTTAGAACCAGGAAGCAAGAAAAATAGGTCATAGTCACGCTCCTTTGTATCAGAGTTTTGACTAAACTGTTCTAGAGCCAGATGCTCCCCTATCCATCACTCCTCCTCCCAGGGGATTCTTCTTTAATCTCCATGAGAAAAAGATCAGTCTGGCTATCCTATCAACACCTCTGTGTATATTTTAGCCAATGAAAATTCTGTCAGTAGTAGTTGAACCAGTAGCAAATGCTGAATGGTCATTCTCTCCCAATGATGGAAAAAGTAACCCAGTATTTGTTCAGCTTTAAATTTCACCTGTACCTCCAAGTGTTATGTAAAAACACCTAGACgaaaacacaaattttaataGTGGGGATACTTTTTACTATTTTGTATTGTATACTTTTAATCCAATCTTCTACAAGATGTATGTGTTACATTAGAAAAATTCATAAtgaaataaaacttcaaaaagtTTCCTACAATACATCATTAATAACAATGACATGAATTTAATGTTACCCAGGGGACAAATGATTCACATAAGATTATTAAACACTAAAATCCAACCTTGAATCTCTCTCTCCTGTCAGTAGCAGAGCAGTGCATTACAATTTGGGGGAAGGTCCAAGGTGTTTGGTAAAGAAGGTTAGAATTTGCTTCCAAGCATCTAGCTGGGCCTTAGAATGGGCCCTGGGCTCCCCACCCCACATTACGGGTTTGTCCAGGGACGTGTGCAAAGAAGCTGGGCACATGGGGAAATAAGGAGGCTCAATGTAGTGCCCAGCCCCAGGATAAGAGATGATCTGGGGTTTTTCCTTTCCATGGGCCTGTAACCGTTCCGAGGCTATCTGGGCACAAAACTCACTCCTCCAGTTATGGTCATCCTGACCAACAATGAAGAGGATGGGTCCCTGGGCCTTCTCTATTGGAATCATGCAGGGGTTCTCGCACCCCCCTACAATATCGTTCCTTACATCCACAATGTCTAGGAGGCCTGAGAAAGCTACCTTCACTCGCCTCAGGTCATGGCCCAACGGTGGAATGCTGTTCTCTTTGTAGTACATAGCTTTGTCTCCAATGAACCCAGATCCATTGATGGAAACCGTGGCTGAGATGTTCTTCAAAAATGAGGCCATGGAGAGACAAATATCAGCCCCTAAGGAAATGCCCAGAAGGCCAATGCCTGGGCCTTTTATCtgcaagaaaagaagagacaaaagtaaaaaatctacctcagagaaaaacatttttctaaatgcaACTAGAGATGCTGCTAGCTTTGACTTGTGAACTGCTCACAAGACACTCAACCTCAGCtgacagaggagtttctttccctGTAAAGACTATCTTCCTGGACACGTGGCAAACAAATCCTAAAAACTCACTGGCAAATTTGGGAACTGGTTGCAAACTTCCAGAGAGTCATGCACTGAAGAATGCTGAGTCATGGAGCCTGTTGAGTTCAGAGCCTCATTCAGGTGGAATTATGGCATCAATGTTCTTGAGTATCTAACTTGTGAAACAAAAGTCTGTCCCAAGAAGTGAATCATTATCAGACCACATCTAAATATATACTGAAAAATGGTTAACTTTATAGAAACAAAGTAAGACTTCAGAGTCCAATTAAGTAGTTCTTAGCTTCTGAAATGGGTGAACAAGTTTCGATCAAGTCTGAAAACATATTCTGCTATCAgaaatataaagattaaaaagcATGCAAAGCTAAAAAATTAGAAACTCCACTTGAAGAAATTTTAATATTACTACATAATTCCCTGAAATAAAATCTCACATGAATTTTACAATGAAGTCAGCAATTTTAATCCATCTGACAGAGAAAGTGGAGTACCTAAAACCAAGGAAGTCTTCAAAAGAAATGTCTGTGAAAGAAGAGTAGAACAGCATCAATGCTGTTGGCACAGGTGAGTGCAAAGTGACACCCTCTGCAGGTTCTGGACAGAATGATAAAGGAGGTTAGGAGAACCTGGGTGTGTTGAAGCATGTAGCACAAGGCTTCTTCAAAGTAGTCCAGGTCTATGGTATCGAATTTCTTGGGGAGATCTTCAAAGCTACAATAAGCTAGAGCCAATGTGGCAAAGCCATGGCCAGCCAGAAGGCTGGCCCGATATTCCAACAGGCCTCCTCCAACACCGAAGATGTCAATGATCCCTGGGAAAGGTCCAGATCCTAAAGAAGGCAATATTATAAAGAGAATGTGTTATGTAATTTATTGaagaatttcctttccttttagaaATCTTTCTAAAGTATTTAGTGGGTGCCTGTGaatcagaggaaagaaaagagttcCCTGAGTCATTATTGAACAAGGGATACAAATTCCAAATTATCTCCAAGGTATACTTGGAGAATCTTTAGTTGTAAAGGAGGGTAATAAAGTCTAAAGACTATACCATGGAAGGAGGATTTTAGACAGTTTATTCGCAGTGTTCTTTTATAGGATTGGGCACAGAATTGAGAATGAAAACGAAGCTttcaaaagcaaatcaaaactctTGGTGATACCTTTGGTTCAAATGTCTGcttagaggaaagaaagagatccTGCGAGGCTTTAGGTGAGGAAGGCAGTGAAGTCTGAAAAGTGATCTGTggtagagaggagcatgaaaaagtgggTAAGGGGCCCAGTCTACGCAGGACATTGGAGAAGGGTGACGTGGCACTAGCTTCCTCGGCTGTCATCATATTGTGTAAGACCATCATACTGTGTTGGAGCTGAAGGTTATAGAAATCTGTAGTTATTAATAGCAAAGTGAACCTACGGACCCCATCCAgtccttctttatttatttatttttttaatctgcataCTAACAGTATCCACCTCATTGGGATACagaggttaaatgagataatgcaagcAAACGGCATAGCAGAGTGCCTTCATTGTGACTGTGAGGTCACTGATCTAGTCAACATCCTCTTCTCCGACCCTGATCCCAAGCCACCCTTCCTGGGAAGCGGTATCACAAACCAAGACGGCCTGGAGATCACGCTCGCCCCAGCACCCCAGGCTCACCTGGCGGCAGGAAGAGCGAGGCGCGCACCCGGCCCGCGCGCACCGGCTCGCGCCGCACCCCGGGCGCCAGGAAGTCGCGCTCGTGCAGCGCCCGGCCCAGAAGTCGCTGGGTCCCGGGCTCGTGACCGTCGAACACCTCCAGCTCCACGGCGAAGGGCGTCTGCACGTCCCGCTTCAGAAACCGCCAAAAAGGCTTCTCGGGCTCCAGAGCCCAGAAGAGCCCCATGGGCTCGAGCCCCGCGAAGCTGCCGCCCAGCGCGGGCGCGCGCTCCAGGTCCAGCAGGCCGGCGGCGTCGGCGCAGTAGCGCGCGTGGGCCCTGAAGAGCGCGCCCTTCTCGTCGCGCAGGGCCGCGCGCAGCGTGACCGGCTGCCCCGGCGCCAGGCCGCGCACGACGATGCGCACGGGCTCGTCCCAGCGGCAGCGGCCCGCCGGCTCCAGCGTCACGGTCGCCACCATCCCGGGCCCAGAGCCGCAGTCTGGACCCTGAGCGTGAAAGCGCGGGCGGCTACTTGAGTTTTTGCCTCAGGCCGGGTGGACGGCGCTCGGAAGTCCGAGGGTGTCAGGCGTCGCCTGGAGCCGAGAGAGATCTGTAGCTGAGCCGCCTCTGGAGGCGTCCTTTTAGGTCTCGGACCCCTGCTCGTCGGAGGTAAAGGCACCGGGTCTTTCTTCTGGCTCAGGGCGGGGCGCACAGGGATTTTCTGCTGTCTATAAGGTGGCGCGGAACCCGCCCCGCCGACCCCTCTTTTCTGCCTCAATCCTCCTTCGCTTGTTGGAGTGGAGCGAGTTGGGTACGGATTCGTGGTGAAACCGGAGCTGAATGCCTTTAGGCAAAATTCCAAGAATTCTAGCTTCTCCcaacttttttttattaaaacttttaatGAGTTTtacacatacacgcacacgcaaaaaaaaaaaaccctgcataaATCCTACGTGTATATTTCAGTGTATTTCGTAACCCGAACGTACTTGGGAACCAAGCTCAAAGGTCTAGAAACATCATTGCCAGCACCCCAGTAGCACTTTCCCTTGCCCAAGGTTTTGAGTCCAACAAAACGGGTTAGTTTTTCCCAACTCTGCATTTTATGGTGATGAATCCTCCAGTGTGCCGTTTTTATTGTCTGCTTTCGCTGAGCATTACATTTGTGAGATTCATTGCTATTTTTGAATGTAGTTGTAGATTGTTCTTTATCTCTGccaaatagtattttattttgtgatCATAAAAATAGTGGTCAAATATTACTGACTATAGGCTTTTGGTAGTTTCCAGTTGGGACTCCTAGGTATAGTgctctgaatattcaggactatatCTTTTGATTGACATATATGTGCCTTTCAGTGGAGTGAATACCTGGGAGTCGAATTGCTGTATCATAGGTGTCAGGAATCATTTAACAGTAAGATTCCTGTGGgctgtttcctatctctcttgagccctctgttccttatcagtcccTGTCTGGGGCAAGAGGAGCAGGCAAGCCTCTCCCAGGACAGAGATCAAagagatgggatgcttgcataggatttccttcattgGCTTTTCCATAAGGTGAAAAGTAACTATTTACGACCCTATTTTCATATGGATCGCCTCTTGGCCGtatggcctctattgctccttgcttccttgataaacttgtaaagtctggtctcttgatctttatctaaaGAAGCTACTGGTATATATACTGTcacagaattcaataaagcacctttgctccatcagagcttgggtccccgtgtctctctctctctctctctctctctctctctctctctctggctgattccctggagcgaaagccggctgtgtaacccagggaatattagcctctttccttctttcactctctcgtcggctccagaccaccaggttccagtccaataaaggaccaacaataGGGCATGAGAATGTTCGGCCTTTGTAGATACTAAATGTCAGCCTTTTGAACGTGATCCTAGAAGCCATGTAGGTATAATGTTTAAGGatacccagcattttgcatataaTGTAGTAATAGCTACTCTTTAGCCATGtcccatctattttacatacacaaTTTAACAAGTCCATAAAACACTGggagtatttttcaaatattggaAAGGAGAAACATGAGGCTTGGAAAATGTAAAACTGCTAAGGATTAGCCTTTAATatgtagaaggcaatggcaacccactccagtactcttgcctggagaatcccagggacgggggagcctggtgggctgccgcctatggggccgcatagagtcggacatgactgaagcgacttagcagcagcagcaggctctaATAACTGTCAGAGCCTTGACCAGCTCCAGTGTGGAACTCAACAGTGAGCTGCAGCATTGCAGTGAAAGGTAATTAAAGTTCTAGCTCTGGTTTCATCACTGACTAGTTTCGTAGGCTCAAATAAGTTTATAGCTTTTGGGGTTTAAGAGTTCTTGTGTATAGCATGATGAAACTCTGCTATAAGGGGATCCAAGGTGACAGTGTGtgtgaaactcttagaagaataCTAGGAAGCAAAATTCATGCGTGATTTTGCAATAGAGATTGAGCCTACATGGGTGTTTTTTCTCGTGGTCTCCAGATATTTGCTATAGGTTTGCAtactgcttttcaaattttccaaaGCATACATaagcaagggcttccccagtggctcagctggtaaagaatctgcctgcattgcaggagaccccgattgaatttctgggtcaggaagtaaccctggaaaagggataggctactcactccagtattcttcagcttccctgatggctcagacgtaaagaatccgccagcactgcaggagacatgggttagatctctggtttGGGTAGttgctctggaggagggcatggcaacccactccagtattttgcctggagaatccccatggacagagaagcctggcgggctactgtccatggggtcacaaagagtcggacatgagtgagtgactaagcacatacataAGCAATAATGACAAATCTAGAGTGGTAAATGATCAGAGTCTCTTTGTCCTTTTCCCACTTTCCCCCAAAGATGAATGCATCCGTCTAGATTTTGATTAATGTTTAAAGTAGGTAAATATATGGGAGTGTAAACACATTATTGGtactattctttttttgttctttgctttctaaaattaaaaatgttacatattttttgtattattttctctcttcaacCACTTTGTTTcatgtaaattttaatttttaaaatattaataggcattatttttaatatatttgatatatttatttttgcttcagttttattttctacttgtaTGGCATGCCTTTTCCATCTCCTCAGTTTCAGTCTGTGTGTCTCTTTAGATCTGAGGTGAACCTCTTGTAGGCAACCTCTAGACGGGTCTTGTTTTTTAACCCATTCAGCCACTCTGTGTCTTCTGATTGAAGCACTGtctacatttaaagtaattgttgagggaattccctggtggtgctgtggttaggatttggtgcttttttttactgctgtggcttttttttttttttactgctgtgaTCAGGAAAGTCAGATCCTGAGAATCTCATAGTGCTgccaggaaaatgaaaatgaagtaatGTTGATAGATGTGTACTTATCCCCATTTTGTTGGCCATGTTGTGGTTGTTTTTTtaggtcttttttgtttcttctttgtttctctcttccttaTAACTTGATGACTATATTTAGTCTTGTATttagtttcctttctttcctgtttgtCTGTTATGTAATTCTGTTTGTGCTGGCCAGGAGGTTTATTTATGGatatatatgattattttaagttTCTGATCTCTTAATGTCAGACACATTTTAACCACCCTGCATTTTTACCCTCACCACCCTACCCCCCTTTTACTGTTTGTGACATCATATTTTACATCCTTTATGTATATCTTAACCTATTTATTGTGGATATAGATGATTTGGTtactttgtcttttaaccttgctTTGTAAGTGGTTGAACTATACTACCTTTTTTGTGCCTTTACcagtgagactttttttttttcatacttttaatatttctagttgtggcctATTCTTTTATACTTAGAGAagtttttaaagcatttcttctCAAGTAGTTTAGTGATACTGAacttttttagtttttgcttatctttaaaattctttatctgTCCTTCAAATCTGAGTGATAGCCTTCCTGAGTAGAGtgttcttggttgtagatttttttcctttcatcatttaaaattatatcatgCTGTTCCCTTCTtatctgctgtgcttagtcactcagtcgtgtccagctctttgcaaccccatagactgtagcccaccaggctcctctgcccatgggatttcccagataagaatactggagtgtgtggccattcccttctccaggggatcttcacaacccagggatcaaacccacatctacctgggtctcctgcatttcggatggattctttactgtctgagctaccaggtaagccatttctgctgaaaagtcagctggcagttaaaaaaaataatttttatatctctATTTTTGTCTGCTCCGGATCTTCTCTTACTGCTTGTGTGGGCTtttttagttgcagtgtgcaggcttcttattgtggtggcttctcttgttggggagcacaggttctagggaacataggcttcagtagttgtggctcaggggcttaattgcccctcggcatgtgacgtcttcctgaaccagggatcaaagccatgtgccctgcattggtaggtggattctttaccactggaccaccagggaagttcctcagcTGAAATTTTTATGGGAATTCTTATGTATGTTTctagttgcttttctcttgcttctctttATATTCTGGGTCCAAGTCTCTAACATATATgtgatttggaaatatttcttaCCATTGTGTGAGATGTCTTTTCAAGTTTTTAATGGTattgtcaggggagtgtgtaatttcttcggttctgtcttgtcacaacaaaaatttgaagtgacggaCGTTAAAGACCCTGGACAGAACATGTCTCAGCTCTTGGACAGgccgtgtcacagctctcagctctcagatcagtgttacagctcagttttatttagaaaataaaaggaaaatacatccacGAGGCGTGAGAGCACGCCAACCCGAAAGAGAGAGAGCGAGCGAGAGCGCGCAGGAGAGAGACCCCCAGAGACccccagccctttggctcctctttttatatgtttttccctCCCCCCGGGCCAGCCAtttgtaaattgggctagccaggagtgctgtttgttctacctgaggtcctcactccagtcctcggaccttcctttgttttattttcatgggcttttcccttccttgtcttttagccaccgccattctggactccttttccctattctaactagcTAACAGTATCCTTTGGTGCATAAAGGTTTTCAAATTTGATGtccaattcatttattttttctgtttttgcttatGCTTTGATGTCAAACCATTATCTAATCCAAAGTTACAAAGAtttgcttctgtgtcttcttcAAAGAATTCTATAATTTGAGCTCTTACATTTACagctttaatcaattttgagttcaTTCTTTTGTTTGTTATGAGGTAGGATTGAAATTAATTCTTTTCATATGGATATTCTATTGTGTCAACAgaatttgttgaaaagaccattCTTTCTCCCTTGAATTttcttgtcaaaaatcaattgactgtAAGTGTGGTAAATGtcaggatttatttctggaatctcatttctattccattgatttttTTGTCTATTCTTATGCATGTACCACATTATTTTAATTAGTGTTGCTTTCTAGCAAGTTTTAAAATTGGTCATTGTGGgttttccagttttattattCTTTGTCAAGATTATAGGTTTCTTGAGTTTCCATAGGAATTTTAAGATCAACTTACCAATTTCTGCAAAGAAACTTGCTGGAATTTTGATGGACGTtagattgaatctgtagatcaatttgcAGTATGTTAGTTTGCCAgggttgctcagctgtgtctgactctttgcaaccccatggtctctaacccaccaggatcctctgtccgtgggattttaccagtaagaatactggagtgggttgctatgccctcctcccaggagatcttcctgaaccactATTGAAGtggagtctcctgcgtctcctgcactgacgagcaggttctttaccactgagccactgggaagccttaTAGTGGTCAAGAGTAAAAGCCAGGCTCTTGTTTGTTAGTATTCTTCATTACACCGTTGGAAATTTTTAATGGCTTTCTATTCACTTCTGTATAGAGCCTTTTAATCTGAAGCCAAAATTGTCTACACAATACTCAGCCTCATCTTGTGTGAGCACATGCTTCCTGAGAGCATGATGACTTTATACTGTGCTTGTGTTTTCTCTTATCCTGAGTTTTTAAATCTAAGTAAACTTGGTGCTTGGTGAAGCCtattctgttttgtatatttgtTAATTCAAAACCAAGACCATTGCTACTACTGGAACAGATTGTGGTTTACATTCTTCTATGCCTTAATTTTTTGCTCATATATATCTTACCTCTTATTTCTGGAAGTTGTGAGAGATTTCTTAAGTCTTCTAATGAATCCTAATTTGACTACTAGCCATGTCTATTTTGTTTTTGAGCTCATCAACTGAATTGTGTATCTCAGCAATCATTTCCACTTCCTAAAATGCCTTCTGTATCTTAGGAAAAACCTACTGTTCTcctcctgtgtctcttttctgtgtGACTCCTTTACTACTCAGAACACTGCACTTCTGACACTTCTGGTCACCATACGTGTAGTGTAAATCTTTGAGACAACCATCTGATGTCCTAGAATTTAATTCAGTTCTAACACTGTCTACCTGGAGATGGTGTCAGTTCCCTGAGGTTAAGGTCTCAGTCCCACAAAACTGctctcaccccaccccagctGCCAATTGCAAGTCGTAGCTCCCCAGGTTACCCACAATCTCTGTGTGATTAGGCTATAAATCCAAGGTTTCTACAACCCCTTCCTCAGGTTCTACTGATTTGTCAGAGCAGCTTACCAAACTCAGGGAAACCCTTACATCAACTACCTTATTGAAGAATATGATAAAGGATACAGaggaacagccagatgaagagtTCCATTGGGCGAGGTCTGGGAGAGTCCCAGTGTAGGAGCTTTTGTCCCTGTGGAGCTGAGGTATGTCTCCCTACCAGTGTGGATGTGTTC from Dama dama isolate Ldn47 chromosome 12, ASM3311817v1, whole genome shotgun sequence harbors:
- the LOC133066043 gene encoding peroxisomal succinyl-coenzyme A thioesterase-like, whose protein sequence is MVATVTLEPAGRCRWDEPVRIVVRGLAPGQPVTLRAALRDEKGALFRAHARYCADAAGLLDLERAPALGGSFAGLEPMGLFWALEPEKPFWRFLKRDVQTPFAVELEVFDGHEPGTQRLLGRALHERDFLAPGVRREPVRAGRVRASLFLPPGSGPFPGIIDIFGVGGGLLEYRASLLAGHGFATLALAYCSFEDLPKKFDTIDLDYFEEALCYMLQHTQIKGPGIGLLGISLGADICLSMASFLKNISATVSINGSGFIGDKAMYYKENSIPPLGHDLRRVKVAFSGLLDIVDVRNDIVGGCENPCMIPIEKAQGPILFIVGQDDHNWRSEFCAQIASERLQAHGKEKPQIISYPGAGHYIEPPYFPMCPASLHTSLDKPVMWGGEPRAHSKAQLDAWKQILTFFTKHLGPSPKL